From Candidatus Nitricoxidivorans perseverans, the proteins below share one genomic window:
- a CDS encoding acetyl-CoA carboxylase carboxyltransferase subunit alpha yields MKTTFLDFEQSIAELENKIEQLRFVQDDSAVDISEEISQLEVKSQTLTRDIYAKLTPWQVAQVARHPQRPYTFDYVEHIFTDFEELHGDRSFADDHAIVGGMARFNGQSCMVIGHQKGRDTKEKIHRNFGMPRPEGYRKALRMMKLAEKFGLPVFTFVDTPGAYPGIDAEERGQSEAIGHNLYAMAELKVPLIATIIGEGGSGGALAIAVGDAVLMLQYSTYSVISPEGCASILWKSAEKAAEAAETMGITATRLKSLGLIDRIVSEPAGGAHRDHRATAMALKRALQESLKQLVPLSPEQLAERRIERLMGYGKFKEVPVH; encoded by the coding sequence ATGAAAACGACCTTCCTCGATTTCGAGCAATCGATCGCCGAGCTCGAAAACAAAATCGAGCAGCTGCGCTTCGTGCAGGATGACTCGGCCGTCGACATCTCCGAGGAAATCAGCCAGCTGGAAGTTAAAAGCCAGACGCTGACGCGGGATATCTACGCGAAGCTCACGCCCTGGCAGGTTGCGCAGGTGGCCCGCCACCCGCAGCGCCCCTATACCTTCGACTACGTCGAGCACATCTTCACCGACTTCGAGGAGCTGCACGGCGATCGCTCCTTCGCGGATGACCATGCCATCGTCGGCGGCATGGCGCGATTCAACGGGCAGTCCTGCATGGTGATCGGCCACCAGAAGGGGCGTGACACCAAGGAGAAGATCCACCGGAATTTCGGCATGCCGCGCCCGGAAGGCTACCGCAAGGCCCTGCGCATGATGAAGCTGGCCGAGAAGTTCGGGCTGCCTGTGTTTACCTTCGTCGACACGCCGGGCGCCTATCCCGGCATCGATGCCGAGGAGCGGGGCCAGTCGGAGGCCATTGGCCACAACCTCTACGCCATGGCCGAGTTGAAGGTGCCGCTGATCGCCACCATCATCGGCGAGGGCGGGTCCGGTGGCGCGCTGGCCATCGCCGTTGGCGATGCCGTGCTGATGCTCCAGTATTCCACCTACTCGGTCATTTCGCCGGAGGGTTGCGCTTCCATCCTCTGGAAAAGCGCTGAGAAGGCCGCTGAGGCAGCCGAGACGATGGGCATCACGGCAACGCGGCTCAAGTCGCTGGGCCTGATCGATCGCATCGTCAGCGAACCCGCGGGCGGCGCCCACCGCGACCATCGCGCCACGGCGATGGCGCTGAAGCGGGCCCTGCAGGAGTCGCTCAAGCAACTTGTGCCCCTGTCGCCCGAACAACTGGCCGAACGCCGCATCGAACGCCTGATGGGTTATGGCAAGTTCAAGGAAGTGCCTGTCCACTGA